In Daucus carota subsp. sativus chromosome 4, DH1 v3.0, whole genome shotgun sequence, one DNA window encodes the following:
- the LOC135152314 gene encoding uncharacterized protein LOC135152314 has translation MDMKLVKQGNENSRSSLPHSLVITNLKADAVMEVVNSTTSRDYSKNDACRSSQNLKGHDRVEGEKITNGSSKSSRSESSRGDELKMCRICHLANWENSNSETLIQLGCGCKNELGASHLSCAQFDLYSIGGGVGGNGEVQGTATATRASTIVQDWDLERCTCMFGACL, from the exons ATGGATATGAAATTAGTAAAACAAGGCAATGAAAATTCGAGATCATCCTTGCCCCATTCCTTGGTGATTACTAATCTTAAAGCTGATGCTGTAATGGAGGTGGTTAATTCAACAACCAGCAGAGACTACTCCAAGAATGACGCTTGTCGGAGTTCACAAAACTTAAAAGGCCACGACAGAGTGGAAGGTGAGAAGATTACCAACGGTAGCAGTAAAAGTAGTCGCAGTGAGAGTTCGAGAGGAGATGAATTAAAGATGTGCAGAATTTGCCATTTGGCTAATTGGGAGAACAGTAATTCGGAAACATTGATACAGCTTGGTTGTGGGTGTAAAAATGAACTCGGCGCTTCGCATCTCTCTTGTGCTCAATTCGACCTT TACTCGATTGGTGGTGGAGTGGGAGGAAATGGGGAGGTTCAGGGCACAGCCACGGCAACAAGAGCAAGTACAATAGTTCAGGATTGGGACTTGGAGCGTTGTACTTGCATGTTTGGTGCCTGCCTTTAG